A segment of the Carya illinoinensis cultivar Pawnee chromosome 1, C.illinoinensisPawnee_v1, whole genome shotgun sequence genome:
GGTCGTCTTCCACGGCAACCAGATTCTTATTCGGATTGTTGAGGACGGTAAATATATTGAACGCCTCAGAAGACTGCAGAGCTGCTCTGGAGAAGAAGATCGGGTCCCAGCTCGAGCAAGCCTCGCTAGATGACCTCCTGATTCCGAGTTATTCGTATCTGAATGAGACGCTGTATGATGTTGATTGCGTCGAGAGGATCTTAACGCACTTCCTCCATGGATTAGAGCAGCAGAGAATCCAAGGCGAGAATATAGACAATGGAGATGGAGTAGACAGAGTCAGATCTCCAGCGTTGATGCTAGTTGGAAAATTAATCGACGCTTACTTATCAGAGATCGCCTCGGACGCCAATCTCAAGCCAGAAAAATTCTATAGCCTAGCGATTTCGCTTCCAGGTCAAGCTAGACTCTTCGACGACGGTCTTTACGGAGCCGTTGATGTCTATCTCAAGGTACATTAACACATACACAACACTACATATTTGCTTAGCAATTGTGATCCATGAGAGCGTCTTTGAAtgtttaaataattgaatgtgTCCGGAACATCTATAGGCGCATGCATGGCTGCCGGAGGCGGAGCGAGAGAAGATCTGCGGAGTGCTGGACTGTCAGAAGCTCTCGCTAGACGCATGCACGCACGCGGCACAGAACGAGCGTCTTCCTCTCCGGGCAGTTGTGCAAGTTCTGTTCTTTGAGCAGCTTCAGCTTCGACAGGCCATCGCGGGAACTCTGCTCGCGGCCGAAACGACGGCGCCACTAGGTCCCGGAAGGCTCTCGGCCCAGCTCCGACGGCGGGAAGAGGATCAAGACGATGCGGAAGAAGTAGACGCGGGAGATTCGGCGGTACATGCGGAGGGCGGGGAGTGCAGCGCGATCACGTGGCGGGCAACGGTGAGGGAGAATCAGGTGCTGCAGCTGGACATGGATAGAATGAGGACGCGGGTGCATCAGCTGGAGCGGGATTGCTCCACGATGAAGCGAGTCATCGAGAAGATCGACAAGCAGGCGGCCACGCCAGTAAACGGACGCTGGATGAGAGGCCCTTCGAAACTGACGAGGAGGTTCGGGTGTAAGTTCAAGACACAGGTGTGTGACTCACACGAAGCAACGGTCGTGGATGCTCCGAGAAGAGGACGACACCATCATCAGCAGTAGAGCTTCGCCGCATGGAACCGATTCATCTTCGGTGGATCCCACGGTAGTCCGACGTGTAATCGCAATTGACGTAATAATGTATGGAGTCGCTATAATAGTATGCCACGTGgattctgatacaaaagctgggAAATAAAAATTCGACACAACTTTTGAGGGGGTGATGGGTACCACACATGAAAACATATATACACGAGACGTATGTGTATTTATGTACGATATATGATTTAGTGGGGGCACAAGGAGTAGCGTTTAGTGGAAACAGCTTTTTAATGACACGTGGGtggatttgtttttatattggAACATTGGGAAATAGGTTGGTTAAGAATAAGATCTCTGTTGTAAACCatgttgaattgtatgaccacatttatctagtcgtcaaatgcatagtgctagcatagtgagctagcatagtctccctttgtacgcctatatatatcgttaaattctttaagaaagatataagtttgatatatagatcaataagaatttcctctctcgctctctctcaatctcttgaaattctctttttattttcattgatttacaacacgttatcagcacgaataGTCTCTACTCTCTTCGTTCTCGTCTCTCTGGGTTTCTCTAATCCTCATCAAAATTGGATATGGGTTTCTAATGAGAGATTTGAGAAGCAGCTAGTATCAAAACCCACTATAATCCTCACAAAGTCCCCATAGGAGCTTCGTTTGCTACGCGAGAGCCATGCCTCTGATTTTCCCAaactgagagaaagagagatggcTAATACACAGTCCTCATCATGGAACGGAGCTTCCAGAATTGCGTCGAGGAATCTCCAAACAATCGGTACAGACCACGACCACGCAGATCGAGCCCACAGCGCGACACTTGGGCCGGTAAGAAAAGCAATTATGGACACTGCCACAGCAAATCCAGCAACTGGAATCCCGAAGGTGGTGCTGAACTCCTCCACCGGCCGTAAGGCCATGCCCGTGATTGGCTTTGGCACTGCGGCAGAATCCAACGATGCCTTGATATCGGCCGTCCTGGAGGCGATCAAGCTCGGTTATAGGCACTTTGACACGGCTTCCATGTATGGATCGGAGCAGGCTCTTGGAGAAGCTATTGCAGAAGCTCTTAAACTCGACCTTGTTGGCTCTCggtgaccaccttgagctagccgtcaaatgcacagtgcatagtgccagcatagtactgcatagtaactggcatagtaaatggccgacatcgcacagtgtgcatagtgccagcatagtactgcatagtaactggcatagtaaatggccgacatcgcacagtgcatagtgccagcatagtactgcatagtaaatatgcacagtgccagcatagtactgtatagtaacttgcatagttccctttgtacgcctatatatatcgttgaattctttaagaaattcataagtttcataaatttcataacttcttgagttctctctctctctctctctctctctctctcctttcgatagttttataacacgttatcagcacgagagttctgacgatcttgaagctaatagtcctctacttcaagttcAGATGATACTGAAGAtagtaatcttctatttcaagtaagtttttcaatatatcatttgaaatctttaaagtaaatattggtgaattaaaattttcataatttacatatcaattatatatgtgaataattttattcacatagtttagatacaagttttatttattctttttgtacttgttatgaattattgatgatataatttatcttagaatggaaatggagcatccctgaaggatcgctctaaatcaataattttattgagtacctcataatttaaatgagtgatacgtgtaccaaaaactcattatgatttatgtacctgaagttgcataattgaaattgtaaaaagaatatatatttaaatgaacgtctcgaatatgttcctgaagtagcaatatcgagtatgcttctgcaatatgaaatgcaaacgttcagaatatattctaaatttaaatctGGTTTTTCAGAAACTgggcaaaataatgagtttttgataagaatcattaatcacgtcttactagatctacatcattccctgaaatgaatgataatgaatttatatcattctattccctgaagtgaaaagaatgatgcgtttaataaactaagagattggacgtgataatgaatattttttcgagtcagaagctcgtattggaaaagctataagctttctctttgagatgatattatacaattattgaatcaaatattatgatgcatcaaaaagtgatatgattcaaaatatttgtatcatttatggttatcttgatcatcgaaaatcaattatgataagtcgaatgattttcatatggacttccataaaagaaccagaagattcttttactataaagtcttaccaccagaagtggaaataaaaatttgcttgaaacaaataagatgaaattattcgacattatcttgattatcatatgtgaaccagaagttcagatgataattaaattttggatgcaataagataaaaatgtctcatattctagctgctaaaatcccagcgaggattgaagtccctgtaggacaattaagaaattcatcagtctaaaaacatgtataaaggcatgtgagacttatcgatacaaaagatagagtatctcaaaagagaaaggcacaaataatttggtgctcctgaagaggccatacccacaaaacaagcaataaagtccatccaaattctctatataaaattctcctatataaactcttgaagagtgtctcctgaagaggtttttcatgaaaatgtcttcccttgaagagggacaggtacctgaaaataacgagatctcgttacatttcatgaataatggagaaattatgaatagaaataaaatcgttgtcaacaacgtatttccatatgagatggcaattgacattaccagaagtaatgatgaaagtgaatcaagaatcgtcgaagaatacgacgtaaaatattggccaaatttgaaagaaacaattcctgcagaattgattcactagtaaaatatgatgcatcgggacttatagtccaaacacctaaagaggtgatgcttgttgaatgtcagtgggtatttatagaaaggaaataaaaatgtgatatataaatcacgagtcagtttctcaattcctgcagaattgatatgcagaattgatatcactaagtaaaatgtgataaatattgacttgaagtccaaatacctaaagaggtgatttttgttaaatatcagtggatatttatatacatgatataaaaagcctgaaccttttaatatgaaaatgtgatatagagatcacaagttagtttctcgaagaaacaatattgatatgtttttaaaatggttgaaatcatattgagatttttattagcttgaaagttaccgagagtttggatatgcatgattaactgcatatttatatggatcattggatcatgatatatatatatatatatatgaaaatccctgaaggatagaaaatgtctgaaacttctaatatgaatacatctggaaatatgtattctatcaagtttcaaagatccttatatgatctaaagcaatccaaacgcaaatgaaaacaagctattattgcagtttatatatatgatttaaatgtcattgaaattccagaagagctcataaaaaatgcacatatttgaaatataaatctgaaacccttgcggcttcaaggggaagatggatgatgttattagtcatgaaatgccatcttttaatacaattagtacttcagattcatattatgggtttgatatgaaatgtgcattattaaagaagaaataaagcacacagaacatttaccaaaagatagaaacacaaatatgaatatttgtgaaatattattttattatcttgaaacaagaattacagaaatttaaggcactttgcctcattcttcaaatgctcttgttcttcaagaatctgcatggcatccctatctaaagcggtgggcaatcgaaaagaagatttaagcaaggattttaaattcctattctcttgctttattgattctatcttcatgttggactccagaagaagtcgctgaagtatagcaatattctcgtggagatcgtcaactccacaagttctggattgcagtcgctgagaaaatgcgacaatagatgatgagtatcgggtaccgagactcacaagctcatagatagcttcattatctgccctacgagtcagatcattatattgcatgatagcacctgtggtagaagcaggaacagctgatgaacgaggtgcagagtatctcatatattggccatgagaagatcgctgagccattgcagagtaaaaatgcagaaagagattgcagagtaaaaatgcagtatgattatagaaaagtgaagaagatgagatgtgaatgaagatgagctaaatatctcttttatagagaaaaattatgatacaacatctctcgtgaagcaagagaaaagagacgacatatagcttcatagctctgcggcgcccgacagcacgcctgacagctgaggcgcct
Coding sequences within it:
- the LOC122306601 gene encoding BTB/POZ domain-containing protein At5g66560, with translation MAPDAEKNSSKGQAWFCTTGLPSDIVIEVDDMTFHLHRFPLMSKSRQLHQLIIEEEMKTERREETDRNGGVEVEGNEIEEVQCYITLPPDFPGGSEAFEMAAKFCYGVKIDLNASNVALLRCAGEVLEMTEEYSEDNLISKTERLLSQSVLKSLKDSVRALKSCEKVMHLAEALGITQRCIDSIASRASSADPSLFGWPMSDGANTGNEARGTSAANQQILWNGIETSGRRKGLRRGPNAESWLEDLVLLSLPFFKRLISAMKAEDLSPEIIESCLILYAKKHIPGISRLNNRRPSSSSSSSSIANSESEQRELLETIISNLPLEKSSSRSSSTATRFLFGLLRTVNILNASEDCRAALEKKIGSQLEQASLDDLLIPSYSYLNETLYDVDCVERILTHFLHGLEQQRIQGENIDNGDGVDRVRSPALMLVGKLIDAYLSEIASDANLKPEKFYSLAISLPGQARLFDDGLYGAVDVYLKAHAWLPEAEREKICGVLDCQKLSLDACTHAAQNERLPLRAVVQVLFFEQLQLRQAIAGTLLAAETTAPLGPGRLSAQLRRREEDQDDAEEVDAGDSAVHAEGGECSAITWRATVRENQVLQLDMDRMRTRVHQLERDCSTMKRVIEKIDKQAATPVNGRWMRGPSKLTRRFGCKFKTQVCDSHEATVVDAPRRGRHHHQQ